The genomic window AAGTCCGCTTATTGTTATCGATGGCGCCCCAACCGAGCTGGATATAAAAAATATTAATAGTGCTGATGTCGAGAATATAACATTTCTAAAAGATGCTGCCGCTGCTTCCATTTATGGAGCAAGAGCCAAAAAGTAATTGTGATCGATACAAAAAAAGGCACTAAAGGAAAAATGAGGGTTAACTTTTCTCATACCAATACTTTCTCAACAAAACCTTCTATATCAGGTCTTCCTTTAATGAACTCTAGCCAGGTGCTGGATTTAGAACAGGAGTTGGTAGATAAAAATATTATTGCAGATCCTGCACAGTCAGGGCCCTTTTTAGTTCCTATCCTGTAAGTGATGGGGTAGAAAGTATGCTAGAATATAAACGAGGAAATATAAGTCTAGATGAGCGCGAAGCACGTTTAAATGATTTACGTGGAAGAAATAATTATAATCAATTAACCAGATACTTAATGCAGCAGGCTTCGGCTACTACCTATAATTTATCACTAAGCGGAGGTAGCAATAATTACAGTTATTTCACTTCGGCTTCTTATTCGAATGAAAAGACACAGCGAAAAGGTTCTGAGGGTGATAAGATGACGTTTACCATAAATCAAAACTTTAAACTGTTTGATTATGCTGATGTAAGCACTAGCCTTAAAGGTTCCTTTTTTAATTTTGATGAGAACGGGATAGGTTTGCAACCATTAGCCGGCAGCGTTATTCTTATTTACCTTACGATAGACTTCGTGATGAAAATGGTAATAATGTTAGTTTTGCTCGTGAATTTTATCGTGATCAAATAGCTGATTTTGAAGATGCTGGATACCTACCATGGGAATATAGTTATTTAGATGAATTAGAAAACAAAAACTCAACTGCTCAGGAGCAAAACTATTCTGCTAATATCCAGATCTCTCTACCAATTTTCAAAGGATTGAATGCATCGGGAACTTATTTGATAGAACGTTCTAACAGAAGCAGACCAATCTTATACAATGAAGATACATATTACACCAGAAACCTTATAAACAATGCTACTTATTTAGATCCTTCTACTAACACTATTACTAGAGGATTGCCTTTAGGTTCAGTTTATCGAAGAAACAGAAATATTTTAACAAGCCAGACTACTAGAGCACAATTAAATTATAATGAACGTTTCAAAGATCACTCAATTGATGCTATT from Zunongwangia endophytica includes these protein-coding regions:
- a CDS encoding TonB-dependent receptor plug domain-containing protein codes for the protein MDGNKSPLIVIDGAPTELDIKNINSADVENITFLKDAAAASIYGARAKK